TGCGCTCTTGTTCTAACATATAGCATGATGTTTGTGCCAGGATATGCTTTGCAGTTTCTTCAACATAATTGGGTGAGCTACACATGTTTACctatttaaattttcatttgttttatcTAGTGCATCACCTTAGATGTTGTGGTTTTATTGCAGTGATCCATCCAAAGGATTCTTCTGTTATGCTCAGGGCTATACCACCCACTTCTTTTGTGTGGCATCCTTTCTTTGGACAACAGTAATTGCATTTACTCTTCACCGAACGGTTGTTAGACACAAAACGgatgttgaagatttggaggctaTGTTTCACTTGTATGTATGGGGTATGGATTTGTTAGCTCCAATGTTCAGACTTAGAGATTTTAAGTGGCTTGCTGAGACATATTTGGACTGTGACTATGTTTCTTAGCTCATATGTTTGTGCTATGGTTTTTGTTAGAAAAGGTAcaaatttttgtcaaaaagatCTTTTTTCTCTGTCTTCAGCATGGAAGACTGATTGTCTGCCAGCTAATTCTTCTATTCTATAGTCATAGTAATTGGTGCATTGCCCCTAGAAGCATTTACAGTATTTGTCAGGACCATTTACTATCTGAATTATTCCTTAACTTCCTGGGGACAatgtttttgacattttaaTTGGAATGGAGAGGAGATGAGACAACGTTTTTGTAGAAAATCTTAGCTTAGGTGCTTTTGGTGGTTCTCCTATATCCTCTTTGATGACCTATGCCTTGTAGAAGTGATGTGATCTGACCACCGATTGCATAGAGCCCTGCAGTAGCCACTAATGAAAGAATTGGGGAAAGTATAGGGAAAGGTCTCCTCAAACTTAGAGTGGTTCATTTTGGGGGCAAGATGCTTTGGAGGAAGGACAGTTTTAAGAATCGAGTAACTGAGTTGAGTTGCCAGTTTAGGTAGTTGTGCTTTGCGTTGTAAGTCAAATTCTATGACTTGCAGTTAGAAGTAGCATAATATTGAGGCCGACTTTCCCTGACTAGAAAAGTGGGCTTCACAAAGCTGATTTCTATGATAGATTATTTCATTGATGTTGAGGTAGCATATAATTTGTACAATGGAATTGCTGCGCTGAAGCTCAGCTTCCAGTTAACCTACCATATTTTTCAATAAGGATTGTATGGCATGGCTCAAATAAGTACCAGTGACACTCTAGATGAAGGTTGAACAAAGAAATTAATCGATGGAGCAGAATATGAGTGGATGATGTAGTTCATCTAACTGTTCTGTAACTCTACTGCAGCACATTAGTGAAGCTTCAAGTAAGAAATTGGAAGACAGTAATAGATTGATGTGGTTCTAGTAGGCTGACGACATACTTGGACTTCTCTCGGTCTTGGCTGCTGCGATGGGCCTGCATTGGAGCTCATATGTCTGTTCGTTTCCTTGTGTCAGGCACATCCCTGGTTATGACCATCATACGCTCTATTGGCAATGATCACGGGGATTTAGGTGCATGGTGTTGGTCACAAACGGGGCGCACAGGAAAGGCAAGCTTTCAAAGACATTAATAAGTTCTGCCACAGTAtcgcttttttttctttatttttcccttgCCTCGTAAATACAACCACTCGTTGCCCAAATGATTGTTTACTGGAGGGGCCCCCTGTCCCATATGAAGATAAAGCAAAGAATGCTAAATTCAATTCGACTGTCTTACTGGTTTGGAAACAGCAGTTCTAGGTCTTTATATATCTACAGTTATAGCAAATGGGCACTAAAAAAGCTAGGAAATCAAGCAGATGCATTCAAAGCTCTATTTTTTCCTGTATTGTTGCAGTTGTCCTTGAAAAGTTGAAATCATTGTCATCTGGTAGATAAGGCATACTCTCATGTATGCGGAGACAGATTTTAAGATACACTTAATAAGTTTCAGTTACTAATCAGCGGTAATATGTATGAATTGAGGCTTGCGCTATTTAGCATGAGATTTTTAGGCATCTGTTAGAATGAAGATGCCTGAGAGTGTATGTATTCCTTCATAATGTTAGGTTGTATACAATTGACACCCTTCCTCTTTTGGCTACAGGCAGTCCACTTCATAACGTTTTATGCGCCACTCTGGGGAGCAATCCTTTATAATGGTTTTTCATACTTTCAAGTGATACGCATGTTAAACAATGCCACACGTGTATGtacatatatgtacatatattaTTTAAGAAAGTAGCACCATTTAGTTCAGAACAGGCTAATGCTCCTTTTGAAATATGTAGATGGCAGTTGGCATGTCAGATCGAGCATACCACTCAGATGCAAGACCTGATATGAAGGTATGCTGTGCATGGCAAATTAAACGTACATGCTTGGTAGGGTTTAAACAGTCTAAAGGAAGAATGTGCTAACAGACAATTATGCTTAGACCATTCACTGTACATTAGATATGTGAGATCTCACCTAGTCTTATGTCTTTAAGAGTGTTCCCAAACTATGTGGATCGGTTCGCTGCCGATTCTCTGGCTAGGGACATGAGTGGCTTCTACCTGTATTTAGATTCTAGAGAGCTCAGTTGCTTTATCTGTTCTTCGCCAATTTGGACATTGTTGATGAGAATAAAAAGAACTGTAAAGAAATGATCATTGCAAATGAATTCTTTCCTTGACGTTTTACCTACCTTAAATTTATGTTTGTGATGATTGGTTAATGTTTTATCCCACAATCATTTGATCAAATGGAAATTGATGTGCCCAATATGTCTTCTGCATCATGCGTCTTCACAGGCTTTGAACAGGTGGGGATACTATCCGCTCATTCTGATAGGATCGTGGACCTTTGGTACAATCAATCGGATACATGACTTCACTGAACCTGGACATAAGATCTTTTGGCTGTCTCTTCTTGATGTTGGCACTGCTGCTCTGATGGTAATCCTCATTGGCCTTGAGCTTTACTCCACTAGCTGTTTGAATCGATATTTAGTGGGAAATATGGGGAAGTACTCTTCTCGTAATTTCTTGTCTATCTGCAATCTGTGGGGGTTCATTTAAGGTTTTGGGACAAGGCTGCTCATACGAAGTTCCTTTATCTATTTAATGAACTTTTTGACCTTGTATGAAATCTGGGAATGCATGCCTGGACAAAGACTTCTGCAATATGAGAGAGCTAAATTAAGATATACGTTCAATATTAAACGGTCCTGAATAATCTACTCTTCCTATGAGCATTCATAGGCATGATCATAACAAGATGTTTCTGAGATGGAGTGCTCAGATGATCAAGATGTAGTTACTTCCAAGTGTAAAATCTGGTTTTGCGTCTGAAAGCATAGTATTGTTGATAACAGTAACAGAGTGGGCCTGCTTCTAAAGTGGAACTCATCTTTTGATAAACAGCAAAATAAATcagttatttttctcttttcatttagGGCCTGTTCAACTCAATAGCATATGGCCTGAATTCTTCGGTGCGACGGGCGATTCGCGAGAGATTGGATCTGTAAGTCCTTGTCCCCTCTTCTTTTGGCCGTCAACAAGGTCCTTGTCACTAATTTTCATGCCtatgaaaattacaaaagaataACCACAAAGCAATTGATTGTTTGATTAAACTCAACCGTTAGTCTAATATCAGTAGTAGGAACACAAAAGGGGGGTCCATGAACAATTCATAAATGAGGTGATTTATCTTGTAATGGAAATCGGTGGGCCGGGGAAATTTGATCTCCATGTTTGCATGGAAAAGGTTACTTTGGAAATATATGGTTTAAACTGGGAAACCTCCTATTTTTAACGGTACTCTTTGGTCGATACTACAGCTACAGCGTTTGCTGATTATCTTTGTTGTTTCTATTCTCAATGCCAACAAATCTTTATTTTCTATACTTGTGTTGACACTGTTTTGTAAGTAGTAAGGTATTTATTTCCTATATATGGTTGTATTTCCATTTTCAGAGTAATCTGGCCAGAGATGATTAGGCCATGGTTGCCTAACAGTTCAAGGATCAGAAACCAACAGCAAGAGAGTGAACTGGTGTCATTGAAAATCCAAGATCCGCACTGACGATTTCAAGACTATTCCATTTTCTTCGGCAATGGATTGAGTAAGCTGCGAAGCTACCGCATTTGACACCCCATCAGACTGATTCGAAGGTCCAGTAGATGTTCACGGGAcagaccttttcttttctttttttcaatcgaACACctagtaatttttttgtgaagaaGGGGTGGCGTCGGCTATTAGCAACCGTTTAGTTGCAATATTGTATATTAGGAAGGTACAAGCCCTTTTTGCGATCGTGATTCCTTCCGCTAGGGACTTGGGTTTCGGTTCCCCGTTTTGTAGGTCGATTTGTACAGTATTCTCTCCTCTCACCATCTGTTCCGATCATATTCTTTCCACAACAGACTTGATCCCTGATTAGAGTAACTTCTTCCAAATCCGTCTAACGACCGTTGTTTCTGTCGGAGTCccatgttctttttttccccttatttctctctcttttggctTTTGGAGATAGCAGTTCGAGCCCAATTCATCTTCCCCGAGTATCGGAATCACTTCATTACCGTCACCGCGACACGTTCGTTAATCCGAGTACGTTATGTTTTCTTGGATATTCCTCTCTTCCGTGAAGAGCTGGGTAGGAGGATGCTATTCTTGTATCACGAATTATAGATTATGCTTTGTCGTGTGGAGTTATATGACGAACCTTCGGCCTCCAGCTTCtcctttttgtataattttgtTTATAGCTAAAGCTCAAATTCCATTAACAGACAGGGGACGTTGCTTCCTACTTTAGCTTAAAATATAGAAAGCCACTGATCTGGGCCGTCGCATTTAATTACTCGGATCGGGGCAAATCCCAGAACTGACGCTCCATCAATGCTCCTCTCGAATTTCCCGTTCCAGGCTTCTTCAccccaaaaggaaaattgaagtcTTGGAGCATGGGAATCCTCAACTGGGTATAACTTCTCCAGCTGCAAGACTTCTGTCGTTTCCGAGGCAAATAAATACGGCAAAaactgaagaaaagaaaaggaaaaagaaagaagagataattccgaaaactgaaaaaaaaaaaaaaaggtcccaaAGCGAACTGAGCATCCTGCATAAAGTCAAAGATGGACACAACCAAAACGAGATAGAAGAACAACAGAAAATTCGATACTTTCAGTTGAGCCTCGTTTCGCTTTTCAGGCAAAGCCCCATAACACTTACAATTTGCCACGAAGGCCCTCATCGGAAGATCCGACGCCAATCACCACcaacgtaaaaaaaaaggaaaaaagaaagaattaaaaatcGATTATAcaggggaaaaagggaaagttCCAATTCATCGTCTTCATGATTTACATGGTGATGTTACCTTAACCTTATCGAATAAGAAAAGCTTAAGCCTAGGCACACGCGCAGGGATTATCAGCGACGGCCCTCACCGTCGTCACGGCGTCGTCGCTCCCGCTCCGGAACACCAGATACCCAACCCCCAGCCCGCACACCACGCTCAGAAACACCCCTCCGTTGAACGACATCACCGCCAGCATCAGCAGGTACCCGATCGCCGCGTTCACCCCGAACAGCACCCCCCCTCCCACCCGGGCCGCCGTCCACCTCTTCCCGCCGGCCGACGCCGTCACCTTCGAGCGGAGGAACGGCGTCTCGAGCGGGGCCTCCGAGGCGGCGGCGTCGGCGTCGGAGGGGGGCTTGGCGGCGGCCTCGGCGGAGGAGGCGAGCTTGAGGCGGACGCGTCGGTCCTCCATGAACTGGTAGAAGGCGGAGGCGAGGAAGCAGGCGACGAGGGTGAAGGCGTAGCTGGTCCACGTGGTGGTCTGCCACGACTCCACCAGGAGGGTCACCTCCTTGCTCCAGTAAAACGTCAtatgcatcatcttcttctccctctccTTACAAGCTTTCCTCGCAGTGGTTTCgacccagaagaagaagaacgagaagcttctagagagagagggggggtttGCCTTGAAGATGAATTTGGTTTCGCTTTGGAGAACGACAATGGTGGtaaagatgaagagagaaagaacaaCAAGAAAGAAATGGTGTCGCGTGTTTTGGTTGGTGTagtactgttttttttttttttttcatcttttcttcccCGAGTTGGCCacaggaggaagaaaaaaaagaaaagcgttGCCTTTCCGACGATGATGGGGGTGGATTGGGTTATATTTACAATTTGACCCCTAAGGTTTGCCGTTATTTACGGTTCCGCCCGCCCGTAAGGTGGAGGGACTCTAGGGGCTGGGAGGGAAATTAACCAAAATTAGGAGGGTGGGCCCGGCTCATGCAATTGTTTAAAAGAATTTGGTGGTGCTAACGAGGGCGGGACGGTCTTTTCCGTCTTCTTGGTTGGTTGGACTAGCTGTTGGGgagtgaaaatataaaaataaataaaaataaaaataataataaataattaaaaaaattgaaaggatgaGGTCGAATATGGTACGTAGTTCGAACTAATGGGAAATTGCACAAGGCAATATAGCTTTTCGCACAATCCGATGTTgctgtacaattttttttttgtcctgcGTGTCATTTATTGAAATAAAAAGGTTAATTTATCTAAATATTCAATCTGGGTGTCTTTTAGCTAAGCCTTTGCGTCACATTCCAGGAGAACAGGCTAGCTAGATTTGGCGCCGGCCAGGCTCGCCTGAGGTCGCCGGGCGCCGGATACTGCCTCGGCGGGGATCAAATTTTGCCCAGCCGAATTTCCAAAGTTTCGCGATAGCaaagttgaaagaagaagaagtaaaaaaaaaaaaaaaagaatacatcAGCCCGAGAGAAATGCTAAAAAAGCCTTCCTAAGGACTTATCTAGggtaaaaatatttcaaaaatgcaatgcatttcCCTACAACTCTCCCAgataaaagtgaaaataaaaaatcgccAAATGACTTGACTTTTGCTTAAGGTTACGTTAATCGTTTGTGTGGTGTAACCATCGACAAGGGCTTGCCTCCTATTGATTTACCGCGAATGGCACTGTGGTAATAACACGGGAATTGTGGGGGCAAATTTAGAGATAGAATCATTGAAGTACAAATTTTCGCCAGAGGAAGCATAAATGGAAGTACTTACAAATTTTCGCCAGACGAAGCATAAATGGAAGTACACCACACcctcgaccccaaaaaaaaaatagtacaacACACCTAATAtcgtaccaaagaaaaaaaaaaggacaaataaggacataaatgataattattctatttttctattttcgaaaacggatttgaaataaaaatccgtttggtaacacaattttatttttctattttcaagacAAATTTTTGGCTTAGATATAAGTTTGGAACggaaataagaagtaaaaattttctacttttctaatCCTAGagcagaaacagaaataaaaaacaCTTCTCTTCGTCGGTCCTCGGCCGTCATTCGCCGGCCGCCGGTTGTCGGTCCCTGTCCTCCGGAGGGCGATCGTCTGTCACCATAGAGATTGTGTGATGTCATCGGACGAATTTCTGTTccggaaataggaaaaattttgtctcataagAACGTCCAGGGTATAGAAACGGAATGTGCCCGGAAATTATTTTCGGGAACGGAATGGTTATCTGACGCGCTTTAAAAAAACTAAGtgagagatttaaaaaaaaaaaacaaaagtttttGTGATAAGAAGAGTAGAGAAGTCTTGAGAATTCGTGGAAGCAGTTATCATTTTctgtaataaaaataataaaaataaattgacatTGTACAATAAATATCATTAAAACATACTTCATGTCTCTGCTTTGAACCgaaattttcttcaatttttaagttGTCTAATTATTGTTGAAACGTACGGAACTGGCCCGGGCTTAACAGGTGTACACTAGCCCAGCCCAAAGTTCATTACATTCGGTTGGAAATTGCTCTTTTCCGACCTAAATTGGTGTCTGCCCCATCAAAATGACATCAATAGTCCCTAAAAGAAGAATTAGACGCAAAATTGGGCAATGAAGAtatctttccttcattttttttttaaggaaaataaacaagcatttttagaaaaatattttctaagtaATTCATTTAATTCAAAATAAACGGAGAAAATGAAGGATTTGGAAAACCTCTTCCTAAAAATAATGCCCGCATTGCTAAAAAGTAAAATCacttaatagaaaaagaagatttttattatctacaataatttatgtttgaatattttcgtgaacaatgaaaatatttttcacctaTTCAACTCTGTAAGTGATACAACCGATCCCTtctgagaaattattttctcaaatcattcattcgtcgcaaaataaAAGAAGCGTTAGTTTGGCGAACGCCGACCAATGTGCATCAATTACGAGCGGATCGGGAAATTTAGGGCACCAAGCTAAGTGGTCTTAATGAAAGCTACCCTTTCAACTTTATGCATCAAAGATGTCATCTTTGCAAGTGAAATTTAAAGCTACGTGGTCTTAATGAAGCAAGTGAAATTTAAAAGCCTCCTAAAAATAAAATGCTAGATATACAATATCATCAAGCGCCTAGGATAAAAGTTAAATTAAGtctgaatatatatatataggttgGAAATCTATATATTTCATTTTCACAAACGCGATAAATGTAGGTGAAGGTGAGAGTAATTTACATAAGAACAATGGaaattacatttaaaaaaaaggtatattaaaaaaaaaagttcga
This genomic interval from Rhodamnia argentea isolate NSW1041297 chromosome 4, ASM2092103v1, whole genome shotgun sequence contains the following:
- the LOC115741004 gene encoding G-protein coupled receptor 1 isoform X2, whose product is MLCSFFNIIGDPSKGFFCYAQGYTTHFFCVASFLWTTVIAFTLHRTVVRHKTDVEDLEAMFHLYVWGTSLVMTIIRSIGNDHGDLGAWCWSQTGRTGKAVHFITFYAPLWGAILYNGFSYFQVIRMLNNATRMAVGMSDRAYHSDARPDMKALNRWGYYPLILIGSWTFGTINRIHDFTEPGHKIFWLSLLDVGTAALMGLFNSIAYGLNSSVRRAIRERLDLVIWPEMIRPWLPNSSRIRNQQQESELVSLKIQDPH
- the LOC115741004 gene encoding G-protein coupled receptor 1 isoform X1; its protein translation is MVSAGQAAGGNLSLHDREILTSVNAVASSFSLLGSGFIVLCYVLFKELRKFSFKLVFYLALSDMLCSFFNIIGDPSKGFFCYAQGYTTHFFCVASFLWTTVIAFTLHRTVVRHKTDVEDLEAMFHLYVWGTSLVMTIIRSIGNDHGDLGAWCWSQTGRTGKAVHFITFYAPLWGAILYNGFSYFQVIRMLNNATRMAVGMSDRAYHSDARPDMKALNRWGYYPLILIGSWTFGTINRIHDFTEPGHKIFWLSLLDVGTAALMGLFNSIAYGLNSSVRRAIRERLDLVIWPEMIRPWLPNSSRIRNQQQESELVSLKIQDPH
- the LOC115741006 gene encoding copper transporter 5.1-like, which produces MMHMTFYWSKEVTLLVESWQTTTWTSYAFTLVACFLASAFYQFMEDRRVRLKLASSAEAAAKPPSDADAAASEAPLETPFLRSKVTASAGGKRWTAARVGGGVLFGVNAAIGYLLMLAVMSFNGGVFLSVVCGLGVGYLVFRSGSDDAVTTVRAVADNPCACA